The following are from one region of the Coccinella septempunctata chromosome 7, icCocSept1.1, whole genome shotgun sequence genome:
- the LOC123316598 gene encoding trichohyalin-like isoform X2 — MDSYELHKAHKINESDEVASSSSHNTSENDGNSELKDEVFDSYPKPTFKNALQAKKRLQAFAAQKLWSSSSCKTKCNEKSLNEHNESQAVSVVGLRTKKENPMDKAKATIEEIELLKLAEFSQSISVESEEKLIRRSRSKSSEPEFVFRKRERKVRNYRRSDNSRRSPSPTITTAREKYAEKSKCKYPRNWEEFIRDKWTFEKLMCKDSHFKSKIRNAPNDIFRQLLFDTPPAPIKPFHYKNERGDDLNVPYKFLRYTSAKPRIAYNVNMFKQKEPFLNRHQVLERTNRDFRVILEKFYSKNKKRCKPSEPIGQRNWYQKNWRDVDSKVLETSIGLSFLQTYSDDEEEEEPYLDPNELTRQVEKFIEEKKRDKVKLNERVERETRKIANDFLLEDFAERADRKSISLHVSETVTKKKENVKIEENMSWTPERKPLPTEDMCLFPPEMKKLEFKLDEEKVKIAGDKDEKIVSEDEWAETPERKSADSDKDKKKKKKSKKGYSSEDSDSSDEKRSKKKKKRKLERKKKQREKEKKSRKKEKLKAEKFKKEKKKQKEKEKKKEILKKLKKEFLEEEERTQKQIETQVKVEKYEAAEPEEDLKKCLRKTHSDQGNTEMTDDRRSKKEEQIEELIEIKVKKEKLPYENKEEKQEENLLQIKEKNEEKLIVDKGDKEEMIPGEETPDTEEYQSNWESDDGISPIVKPSSKKSSRGWESDEEVFERAFSKKQPGDNPFAGSSLLEMPLDIKFPRRRFGKQEKRRSRTRSPEYLDMEKEIKILAAERMNLNKERMQLEMEKIRIHELERKKSMEEMEQRSRGDPSPGWHKPQSNHDKWHTKDSYVESRSKERREKEEQVPRSKAGAEKPDETTGVVLTVHSSPEITSTKKSPTHTVLESVYQEFMKAVTGGDDARGIVISSTDDADNKTRQHQQQQQRTKVKYSRSQRDRNRRRSVETAEEPQLLITTDPKILNEILLPGEAPEVPPPVPAPVPSPKTDLTQNLMPVVVKSVPQVKFDAGSTVEAREVQRLSDGPQEACDKSSPVKPFSFSTLVIPSKRSLLVEPNWKLDDDSEEEQPSNRKMEDVEAEPIELQQSINEPSQETEMIEGQDEEKLSEERRENQQNEEMRIEERSDRRKPSRSRSPLDTSRDKRRKQDDGGRRRDEEKRRESGGRRGEEVRRREGETKGRDNRSKRPSSPSRRREPSPRRRRFSSPVHRRSSPPRHRSPSRRVQSRRPERSDRRSPPARTSPSKRRRSYSPPRPSPRRRSPSPRDASSKSPRLSPMEGLKRSVADSTISDDLLPQLYPAERPSSPLCSSTPAQSCRRMRLTLSPKRPSLDERINQVLGIESQPPPTQTWRPAEPQTDPRQNALYSGYHQHATSIDVGYPPKVPQASKVLQVGNNLQVVPSEDLCAPPPPPQPVQAPPSQKILQVGNMLQIVPSDMEPIIPPPPPKEPPRETPPPVVKTVPDRQSAEDVLVERMAERTKKRQEKEERRKEKEKKKKDKDKKRKMRLKVSTEEMIKRALELDGYIGTEGENLSAMVPEVVNDTPGLDPSRSILSTSTLSLKSDRERKSVQFADGVRPGEGTSPSGGEELSSPPPQTEVLLKPKKYKRLGSIKKKKKKKLKVKKMKKQRTPPPPSPTASDEEYENLPPPSPPPGSPPSHVFPPRAKVHTINNIPQHYLPSYGITTAPQTPVVQPQSRINLAYQTPPTAMYRTPPPHVANQHYPRMGHAPPMGMNVPPPTASMHRDQPPYGTF, encoded by the exons ATGGATTCATATGAATTGCATAAAGCACATAAAATTAATGAATCAGATGAAGTTGCCTCCAGTTCATCTCATAATACAAGTGAAAACGATGGAAATTCTGAGTTAAAGGATGAGGTTTTTGATTCATATCCAAAACCCACTTTTAAAAATGCATTACAGGCTAAAAAGAGATTACAAGCTTTTGCTGCACAAAAGCTTTGGAGTTCTTCTAGTTGTAAAACAAAATGTAATGAAAAATCCCTAAATGAACATAATGAATCTCAAGCTGTTTCAGTTGTGGGACTCAGaacaaaaaaag AAAATCCTATGGATAAAGCTAAGGCTACGATTGAAGAGATCGAACTATTGAAACTAGCTGAGTTTTCCCAATCAATATCTGTTGAGAGTGAAGAGAAGCTTATACGTAGGTCCAGGTCTAAGTCTTCAG AGCCAGAGTTTGTTTTTCGGAAACGAGAAAGGAAAGTTAGAAATTACAGGAGGAGTGACAATTCTAGAAGATCGCCTAGTCCTACTATCACAACAGCTAGAGAGAAATATGCTGAAAAATCTAAGTGTAAATACCCAAGGAATTGGGAAGAGTTCATTCGGGATAAGTGgacttttgagaaattgatgTGTAAAGATTCTCATTTTAAGAGCAAGATCAGGAATGCACCAAACGA tATATTTCGACAACTTCTCTTTGACACACCGCCAGCTCCAATTAAACCATTCCATTATAAAAATGAAAGGGGTGATGATTTAAATGTACCATATAAGTTTTTGAG gtaTACTTCAGCTAAACCCAGAATCGCTTACAATGTCAATATGTTCAAACAAAAGGAACCATTTTTGAACAGACATCAAGTCCTAGAAAGGACAAATAGGGATTTTAGAGTTATATTAGAGAAATTCTACAGCAAAAATAAAAAGAG atgtaagCCTAGTGAACCTATCGGACAAAGAAATTGGTACCAAAAAAATTGGAGGGATGTCGATTCCAAAGTATTAGAAACATCTATAGGTTTATCTTTCCTCCAAACGTACTCCGACGATGAAGAAGAGGAAGAACCATATTTAGATCCCAACGAATTGACCAGACAAGTAGAGAAGTTTATAGAAGAGAAAAAAAGGGATAAAGTAAAATTGAACGAAAGAGTCGAAAGGGAAACCAGGAAGATTGCAAACGATTTTTTGCTCGAAGATTTCGCAGAAAGAGCTGATAGGAAGTCTATTTCCTTACATGTAAGTGAGACAGTGacgaaaaaaaaggaaaacgtAAAAATCGAAGAAAACATGTCCTGGACGCCAGAGAGAAAACCGTTACCTACGGAAGATATGTGTCTCTTCCCACcggaaatgaaaaaactggaattcAAATTAGACGAAGAAAAGGTTAAAATCGCGGGCGATAAAGACGAAAAGATTGTATCGGAAGATGAATGGGCCGAAACGCCCGAGAGAAAATCCGCCGACTCCGACAaagacaaaaagaaaaaaaagaaatcgaaGAAAGGGTACAGTTCGGAGGATTCAGATTCGTCGGACGAGAAAAGatcgaagaagaagaaaaagagaaaattggAGAGGAAGAAAAAACAGAGGGAGAAAGAGAAGAAATcgaggaagaaggagaaactcAAGGCGGAAAAATTCAAGAAGGAGAAGAAGAAACAGAAGGAAAAGGAGAAGAAGAAggagattttgaaaaaattgaagaaggaATTCCTCGAAGAAGAAGAAAGGACGCAGAAACAAATCGAGACACAAGTGAAAGTTGAAAAGTATGAGGCTGCGGAACCTGAGGAAGACTTGAAGAAGTGCTTGAGAAAAACACATTCCGATCAAGGGAATACGGAAATGACGGATGACAGGAGGTCCAAAAAGGAAGAACAAATCGAAGAATTGATCGAGATCAAGGTTAAGAAGGAGAAGCTTCCTTATGAAAACAAAGAAGAGAAACAGGAGGAAAATTTGTTACAAATTAAGGAAAAGAACGAAGAAAAGTTGATAGTTGACAAGGGTGACAAAGAAGAGATGATCCCCGGGGAAGAGACACCGGATACCGAAGAATACCAGTCGAACTGGGAGAGCGACGACGGAATCTCCCCGATCGTCAAACCGTCATCGAAAAAATCCAGTCGAGGTTGGGAGAGCGACGAGGAAGTGTTCGAGAGGGCCTTTTCGAAGAAACAACCGGGGGATAATCCTTTCGCAGGTTCCTCCCTTCTGGAGATGCCGCTGGACATCAAGTTTCCCAGACGCAGATTCGGCAAACAGGAAAAGAGGAGATCCAGGACGCG gtCGCCGGAGTATCTGGACATGGAGAAGGAGATCAAGATCCTGGCTGCGGAACGGATGAACCTGAACAAGGAACGGATGCAATTGGAGATGGAAAAGATAAGGATACACGAATTGGAGAGGAAGAAATCGATGGAGGAGATGGAGCAGAGGAGCAGGGGGGATCCGTCCCCCGGCTGGCACAAGCCGCAGTCGAATCACGACAAGTGGCATACGAAGGACAGTTATGTCGAATCTAGGTCGAAGGAGAGGAGGGAAAAGGAAGAACAAGTACCTAGGAGTAAGGCTGGAG CGGAGAAACCGGACGAGACCACCGGCGTCGTCCTGACCGTCCACAGTTCCCCGGAGATAACGTCCACCAAGAAGAGTCCCACGCACACCGTCCTCGAGAGCGTCTATCAGGAGTTCATGAAGGCCGTAACCGGCGGCGACGACGCCAGGGGCATCGTGATCAGCAGCACGGACGACGCGGACAACAAGACGCGACAACATCAGCAGCAGCAACAACGGACGAAGGTGAAATATTCCAGATCGCAGAGGGACAGGAACAGGAGGAGGAGCGTCGAGACCGCCGAAGAACCCCAACTGCTCATCACCACCGATCCGAAGATACTGAACGAGATACTGTTGCCGGGCGAGGCGCCCGAGGTACCACCGCCGGTTCCGGCGCCGGTGCCGTCGCCCAAGACGGATCTGACGCAGAACTTGATGCCCGTGGTGGTGAAGAGCGTCCCCCAGGTCAAGTTCGATGCTG GGTCTACTGTGGAAGCTAGGGAGGTTCAAAGACTGTCGGATGGTCCACAGGAGGCTTGTGACAAATCTTCTCCCGTTAAACCTTTTTCTTTCTCCACCCTGGTGATACCGTCGAAGAGAAGCCTTTTGGTGGAACCCAACTGGAAGTTAGACGATGATTCTGAAGAGGAACAACCCTCGAATAGGAAAATGGAAGACGTGGAAGCCGAACCGATCGAACTTCAGCAATCTATCAACGAACCATCGCAGGAAACTGAGATGATCGAGGGTCAAGACGAGGAAAAACTGTCTGAGGAAAGGAGAGAAAACCAACAGAACGAAGAGATGAGAATAGAAGAACGGTCCGATAGAAGAAAACCTTCCAG GAGTAGGAGTCCCTTGGACACCTCGAGGGACAAGAGACGAAAACAGGACGACGGTGGTAGAAGGAGAGACGAGGAAAAGAGAAGAGAATCGGGCGGTAGAAGAGGCGAAGAGGTCAGAAGAAGGGAGGGAGAAACGAAGGGAAGGGATAATAGGTCCAAGAGACCATCCTCGCCCTCCAGACGCAGGGAACCTTCCCCGAGGAGGAGGAGGTTCTCGTCCCCAGTCCACAGACGTTCTTCGCCCCCTCGTCACAGGTCCCCGTCGAGAAGGGTCCAGTCCAGGAGGCCGGAAAGGAGCGACAGGAGGTCCCCCCCGGCGAGAACGAGCCCGAGCAAGAGGAGGAGGAGCTACTCGCCGCCGAGACCCAGCCCTCGAAGGAGGTCCCCCAGCCCCAGGGACGCCTCCTCGAAATCGCCCAGGCTCAGCCCGATGGAGGGTCTGAAACGGAGCGTGGCCGACTCGACCATCAGCGACGACCTCCTCCCCCAGCTATATCCGGCGGAAAGACCGAGTTCCCCCTTGTGTAGTTCCACGCCGGCGCAGTCTTGCAGGAGGATGAGACTGACGCTGTCGCCGAAGAGACCCTCGCTGGACGAGAGGATCAACCAGGTGCTGGGCATCGAGAGCCAACCGCCCCCGACGCAGACTTGGAGGCCGGCGGAACCGCAGACGGACCCGCGACAGAACGCCCTCTACTCCGGGTACCACCAACACGCTACCTCCATCGACGTCGGGTATCCTCCGAAGGTTCCGCAGGCTTCCAAGGTTTTACAGGTCGGCAACAACCTACAGGTGGTGCCCAGCGAAGATCTGTGCGCGCCGCCCCCTCCTCCCCAACCAGTG CAAGCACCACCGTCTCAGAAGATCCTCCAAGTCGGCAACATGCTTCAAATAGTACCCTCCGACATGGAGCCTATAATTCCCCCGCCACCCCCTAAAGAACCGCCCAGAGAGACTCCGCCTCCCGTGGTTAAGACAGTTCCAGATAGACAATCAGCCGAAGACGTTTTGGTCGAGAGGATGGCTGAAAGGACCAAGAAGAGGCAGGAAAAAGAGGAAAGGAGGAAAGAGaaggagaaaaagaagaaagACAAGGATAAAAAGAGGAAGATGAGGTTGAAAGTTTCCACGGAAGAGATGATAAAG AGGGCGCTGGAATTGGACGGTTACATCGGTACCGAAGGGGAGAATTTGAGCGCTATGGTTCCTGAGGTGGTCAACGATACCCCCGGCCTCGACCCCTCCAGAAGTATCTTGTCTACCAGTACCTTGAG TTTGAAGTCCGACAGAGAAAGGAAGTCTGTACAATTCGCGGACGGCGTACGCCCAGGTGAAGGTACATCGCCATCTGGCGGCGAAGAGCTATCGTCCCCTCCACCTCAAACGGAAGTCCTGTTGAAGCCAAAGAAATACAAGAGATTGGGGTCGatcaagaagaaaaagaagaaaaaactgaag GTGAAGAAGATGAAAAAACAGCGGACGCCCCCACCGCCGTCCCCAACGGCGTCCGACGAAGAGTACGAGAATCTACCTCCCCCATCGCCACCTCCAGGTTCGCCTCCTTCTCACGTTTTCCCCCCAAGGGCAAAAGTTCACACTATAAATAATATACCCCAGCATTATCTGCCCTCGTATGGTATCACGACCGCCCCACAGACCCCAGTAGTTCAGCCACAGTCCAGGATCAACCTGGCCTATCAGACCCCGCCCACTGCCATGTATAGAACTCCGCCTCCTCATGTGGCCAATCAGCACTATCCCCGAATGGGCCACGCCCCGCCCATGGGTATGAACGTGCCGCCACCTACCGCGTCAATGC atcgaGATCAACCACCTTACGGTACGTTTTGA
- the LOC123316598 gene encoding trichohyalin-like isoform X1, with translation MDSYELHKAHKINESDEVASSSSHNTSENDGNSELKDEVFDSYPKPTFKNALQAKKRLQAFAAQKLWSSSSCKTKCNEKSLNEHNESQAVSVVGLRTKKENPMDKAKATIEEIELLKLAEFSQSISVESEEKLIRRSRSKSSEPEFVFRKRERKVRNYRRSDNSRRSPSPTITTAREKYAEKSKCKYPRNWEEFIRDKWTFEKLMCKDSHFKSKIRNAPNDIFRQLLFDTPPAPIKPFHYKNERGDDLNVPYKFLRYTSAKPRIAYNVNMFKQKEPFLNRHQVLERTNRDFRVILEKFYSKNKKRCKPSEPIGQRNWYQKNWRDVDSKVLETSIGLSFLQTYSDDEEEEEPYLDPNELTRQVEKFIEEKKRDKVKLNERVERETRKIANDFLLEDFAERADRKSISLHVSETVTKKKENVKIEENMSWTPERKPLPTEDMCLFPPEMKKLEFKLDEEKVKIAGDKDEKIVSEDEWAETPERKSADSDKDKKKKKKSKKGYSSEDSDSSDEKRSKKKKKRKLERKKKQREKEKKSRKKEKLKAEKFKKEKKKQKEKEKKKEILKKLKKEFLEEEERTQKQIETQVKVEKYEAAEPEEDLKKCLRKTHSDQGNTEMTDDRRSKKEEQIEELIEIKVKKEKLPYENKEEKQEENLLQIKEKNEEKLIVDKGDKEEMIPGEETPDTEEYQSNWESDDGISPIVKPSSKKSSRGWESDEEVFERAFSKKQPGDNPFAGSSLLEMPLDIKFPRRRFGKQEKRRSRTRSPEYLDMEKEIKILAAERMNLNKERMQLEMEKIRIHELERKKSMEEMEQRSRGDPSPGWHKPQSNHDKWHTKDSYVESRSKERREKEEQVPRSKAGAEKPDETTGVVLTVHSSPEITSTKKSPTHTVLESVYQEFMKAVTGGDDARGIVISSTDDADNKTRQHQQQQQRTKVKYSRSQRDRNRRRSVETAEEPQLLITTDPKILNEILLPGEAPEVPPPVPAPVPSPKTDLTQNLMPVVVKSVPQVKFDAGSTVEAREVQRLSDGPQEACDKSSPVKPFSFSTLVIPSKRSLLVEPNWKLDDDSEEEQPSNRKMEDVEAEPIELQQSINEPSQETEMIEGQDEEKLSEERRENQQNEEMRIEERSDRRKPSRSRSPLDTSRDKRRKQDDGGRRRDEEKRRESGGRRGEEVRRREGETKGRDNRSKRPSSPSRRREPSPRRRRFSSPVHRRSSPPRHRSPSRRVQSRRPERSDRRSPPARTSPSKRRRSYSPPRPSPRRRSPSPRDASSKSPRLSPMEGLKRSVADSTISDDLLPQLYPAERPSSPLCSSTPAQSCRRMRLTLSPKRPSLDERINQVLGIESQPPPTQTWRPAEPQTDPRQNALYSGYHQHATSIDVGYPPKVPQASKVLQVGNNLQVVPSEDLCAPPPPPQPVQAPPSQKILQVGNMLQIVPSDMEPIIPPPPPKEPPRETPPPVVKTVPDRQSAEDVLVERMAERTKKRQEKEERRKEKEKKKKDKDKKRKMRLKVSTEEMIKRALELDGYIGTEGENLSAMVPEVVNDTPGLDPSRSILSTSTLRFLENSLKSDRERKSVQFADGVRPGEGTSPSGGEELSSPPPQTEVLLKPKKYKRLGSIKKKKKKKLKVKKMKKQRTPPPPSPTASDEEYENLPPPSPPPGSPPSHVFPPRAKVHTINNIPQHYLPSYGITTAPQTPVVQPQSRINLAYQTPPTAMYRTPPPHVANQHYPRMGHAPPMGMNVPPPTASMHRDQPPYGTF, from the exons ATGGATTCATATGAATTGCATAAAGCACATAAAATTAATGAATCAGATGAAGTTGCCTCCAGTTCATCTCATAATACAAGTGAAAACGATGGAAATTCTGAGTTAAAGGATGAGGTTTTTGATTCATATCCAAAACCCACTTTTAAAAATGCATTACAGGCTAAAAAGAGATTACAAGCTTTTGCTGCACAAAAGCTTTGGAGTTCTTCTAGTTGTAAAACAAAATGTAATGAAAAATCCCTAAATGAACATAATGAATCTCAAGCTGTTTCAGTTGTGGGACTCAGaacaaaaaaag AAAATCCTATGGATAAAGCTAAGGCTACGATTGAAGAGATCGAACTATTGAAACTAGCTGAGTTTTCCCAATCAATATCTGTTGAGAGTGAAGAGAAGCTTATACGTAGGTCCAGGTCTAAGTCTTCAG AGCCAGAGTTTGTTTTTCGGAAACGAGAAAGGAAAGTTAGAAATTACAGGAGGAGTGACAATTCTAGAAGATCGCCTAGTCCTACTATCACAACAGCTAGAGAGAAATATGCTGAAAAATCTAAGTGTAAATACCCAAGGAATTGGGAAGAGTTCATTCGGGATAAGTGgacttttgagaaattgatgTGTAAAGATTCTCATTTTAAGAGCAAGATCAGGAATGCACCAAACGA tATATTTCGACAACTTCTCTTTGACACACCGCCAGCTCCAATTAAACCATTCCATTATAAAAATGAAAGGGGTGATGATTTAAATGTACCATATAAGTTTTTGAG gtaTACTTCAGCTAAACCCAGAATCGCTTACAATGTCAATATGTTCAAACAAAAGGAACCATTTTTGAACAGACATCAAGTCCTAGAAAGGACAAATAGGGATTTTAGAGTTATATTAGAGAAATTCTACAGCAAAAATAAAAAGAG atgtaagCCTAGTGAACCTATCGGACAAAGAAATTGGTACCAAAAAAATTGGAGGGATGTCGATTCCAAAGTATTAGAAACATCTATAGGTTTATCTTTCCTCCAAACGTACTCCGACGATGAAGAAGAGGAAGAACCATATTTAGATCCCAACGAATTGACCAGACAAGTAGAGAAGTTTATAGAAGAGAAAAAAAGGGATAAAGTAAAATTGAACGAAAGAGTCGAAAGGGAAACCAGGAAGATTGCAAACGATTTTTTGCTCGAAGATTTCGCAGAAAGAGCTGATAGGAAGTCTATTTCCTTACATGTAAGTGAGACAGTGacgaaaaaaaaggaaaacgtAAAAATCGAAGAAAACATGTCCTGGACGCCAGAGAGAAAACCGTTACCTACGGAAGATATGTGTCTCTTCCCACcggaaatgaaaaaactggaattcAAATTAGACGAAGAAAAGGTTAAAATCGCGGGCGATAAAGACGAAAAGATTGTATCGGAAGATGAATGGGCCGAAACGCCCGAGAGAAAATCCGCCGACTCCGACAaagacaaaaagaaaaaaaagaaatcgaaGAAAGGGTACAGTTCGGAGGATTCAGATTCGTCGGACGAGAAAAGatcgaagaagaagaaaaagagaaaattggAGAGGAAGAAAAAACAGAGGGAGAAAGAGAAGAAATcgaggaagaaggagaaactcAAGGCGGAAAAATTCAAGAAGGAGAAGAAGAAACAGAAGGAAAAGGAGAAGAAGAAggagattttgaaaaaattgaagaaggaATTCCTCGAAGAAGAAGAAAGGACGCAGAAACAAATCGAGACACAAGTGAAAGTTGAAAAGTATGAGGCTGCGGAACCTGAGGAAGACTTGAAGAAGTGCTTGAGAAAAACACATTCCGATCAAGGGAATACGGAAATGACGGATGACAGGAGGTCCAAAAAGGAAGAACAAATCGAAGAATTGATCGAGATCAAGGTTAAGAAGGAGAAGCTTCCTTATGAAAACAAAGAAGAGAAACAGGAGGAAAATTTGTTACAAATTAAGGAAAAGAACGAAGAAAAGTTGATAGTTGACAAGGGTGACAAAGAAGAGATGATCCCCGGGGAAGAGACACCGGATACCGAAGAATACCAGTCGAACTGGGAGAGCGACGACGGAATCTCCCCGATCGTCAAACCGTCATCGAAAAAATCCAGTCGAGGTTGGGAGAGCGACGAGGAAGTGTTCGAGAGGGCCTTTTCGAAGAAACAACCGGGGGATAATCCTTTCGCAGGTTCCTCCCTTCTGGAGATGCCGCTGGACATCAAGTTTCCCAGACGCAGATTCGGCAAACAGGAAAAGAGGAGATCCAGGACGCG gtCGCCGGAGTATCTGGACATGGAGAAGGAGATCAAGATCCTGGCTGCGGAACGGATGAACCTGAACAAGGAACGGATGCAATTGGAGATGGAAAAGATAAGGATACACGAATTGGAGAGGAAGAAATCGATGGAGGAGATGGAGCAGAGGAGCAGGGGGGATCCGTCCCCCGGCTGGCACAAGCCGCAGTCGAATCACGACAAGTGGCATACGAAGGACAGTTATGTCGAATCTAGGTCGAAGGAGAGGAGGGAAAAGGAAGAACAAGTACCTAGGAGTAAGGCTGGAG CGGAGAAACCGGACGAGACCACCGGCGTCGTCCTGACCGTCCACAGTTCCCCGGAGATAACGTCCACCAAGAAGAGTCCCACGCACACCGTCCTCGAGAGCGTCTATCAGGAGTTCATGAAGGCCGTAACCGGCGGCGACGACGCCAGGGGCATCGTGATCAGCAGCACGGACGACGCGGACAACAAGACGCGACAACATCAGCAGCAGCAACAACGGACGAAGGTGAAATATTCCAGATCGCAGAGGGACAGGAACAGGAGGAGGAGCGTCGAGACCGCCGAAGAACCCCAACTGCTCATCACCACCGATCCGAAGATACTGAACGAGATACTGTTGCCGGGCGAGGCGCCCGAGGTACCACCGCCGGTTCCGGCGCCGGTGCCGTCGCCCAAGACGGATCTGACGCAGAACTTGATGCCCGTGGTGGTGAAGAGCGTCCCCCAGGTCAAGTTCGATGCTG GGTCTACTGTGGAAGCTAGGGAGGTTCAAAGACTGTCGGATGGTCCACAGGAGGCTTGTGACAAATCTTCTCCCGTTAAACCTTTTTCTTTCTCCACCCTGGTGATACCGTCGAAGAGAAGCCTTTTGGTGGAACCCAACTGGAAGTTAGACGATGATTCTGAAGAGGAACAACCCTCGAATAGGAAAATGGAAGACGTGGAAGCCGAACCGATCGAACTTCAGCAATCTATCAACGAACCATCGCAGGAAACTGAGATGATCGAGGGTCAAGACGAGGAAAAACTGTCTGAGGAAAGGAGAGAAAACCAACAGAACGAAGAGATGAGAATAGAAGAACGGTCCGATAGAAGAAAACCTTCCAG GAGTAGGAGTCCCTTGGACACCTCGAGGGACAAGAGACGAAAACAGGACGACGGTGGTAGAAGGAGAGACGAGGAAAAGAGAAGAGAATCGGGCGGTAGAAGAGGCGAAGAGGTCAGAAGAAGGGAGGGAGAAACGAAGGGAAGGGATAATAGGTCCAAGAGACCATCCTCGCCCTCCAGACGCAGGGAACCTTCCCCGAGGAGGAGGAGGTTCTCGTCCCCAGTCCACAGACGTTCTTCGCCCCCTCGTCACAGGTCCCCGTCGAGAAGGGTCCAGTCCAGGAGGCCGGAAAGGAGCGACAGGAGGTCCCCCCCGGCGAGAACGAGCCCGAGCAAGAGGAGGAGGAGCTACTCGCCGCCGAGACCCAGCCCTCGAAGGAGGTCCCCCAGCCCCAGGGACGCCTCCTCGAAATCGCCCAGGCTCAGCCCGATGGAGGGTCTGAAACGGAGCGTGGCCGACTCGACCATCAGCGACGACCTCCTCCCCCAGCTATATCCGGCGGAAAGACCGAGTTCCCCCTTGTGTAGTTCCACGCCGGCGCAGTCTTGCAGGAGGATGAGACTGACGCTGTCGCCGAAGAGACCCTCGCTGGACGAGAGGATCAACCAGGTGCTGGGCATCGAGAGCCAACCGCCCCCGACGCAGACTTGGAGGCCGGCGGAACCGCAGACGGACCCGCGACAGAACGCCCTCTACTCCGGGTACCACCAACACGCTACCTCCATCGACGTCGGGTATCCTCCGAAGGTTCCGCAGGCTTCCAAGGTTTTACAGGTCGGCAACAACCTACAGGTGGTGCCCAGCGAAGATCTGTGCGCGCCGCCCCCTCCTCCCCAACCAGTG CAAGCACCACCGTCTCAGAAGATCCTCCAAGTCGGCAACATGCTTCAAATAGTACCCTCCGACATGGAGCCTATAATTCCCCCGCCACCCCCTAAAGAACCGCCCAGAGAGACTCCGCCTCCCGTGGTTAAGACAGTTCCAGATAGACAATCAGCCGAAGACGTTTTGGTCGAGAGGATGGCTGAAAGGACCAAGAAGAGGCAGGAAAAAGAGGAAAGGAGGAAAGAGaaggagaaaaagaagaaagACAAGGATAAAAAGAGGAAGATGAGGTTGAAAGTTTCCACGGAAGAGATGATAAAG AGGGCGCTGGAATTGGACGGTTACATCGGTACCGAAGGGGAGAATTTGAGCGCTATGGTTCCTGAGGTGGTCAACGATACCCCCGGCCTCGACCCCTCCAGAAGTATCTTGTCTACCAGTACCTTGAG GTTCTTGGAGAACAGTTTGAAGTCCGACAGAGAAAGGAAGTCTGTACAATTCGCGGACGGCGTACGCCCAGGTGAAGGTACATCGCCATCTGGCGGCGAAGAGCTATCGTCCCCTCCACCTCAAACGGAAGTCCTGTTGAAGCCAAAGAAATACAAGAGATTGGGGTCGatcaagaagaaaaagaagaaaaaactgaag GTGAAGAAGATGAAAAAACAGCGGACGCCCCCACCGCCGTCCCCAACGGCGTCCGACGAAGAGTACGAGAATCTACCTCCCCCATCGCCACCTCCAGGTTCGCCTCCTTCTCACGTTTTCCCCCCAAGGGCAAAAGTTCACACTATAAATAATATACCCCAGCATTATCTGCCCTCGTATGGTATCACGACCGCCCCACAGACCCCAGTAGTTCAGCCACAGTCCAGGATCAACCTGGCCTATCAGACCCCGCCCACTGCCATGTATAGAACTCCGCCTCCTCATGTGGCCAATCAGCACTATCCCCGAATGGGCCACGCCCCGCCCATGGGTATGAACGTGCCGCCACCTACCGCGTCAATGC atcgaGATCAACCACCTTACGGTACGTTTTGA
- the LOC123316667 gene encoding uncharacterized histidine-rich protein DDB_G0274557-like, translating into MCDDHHHHHHHPDHHDHHHHHDHHDHHHPPPPPNPIVHIETYHDGPPPRCWEDNCQNRECRYHFGHHHHHHPC; encoded by the exons ATGTGCGACGATCACCACCACCACCATCACCACCCCGATCACCATGATCACCATCACCACCACGATCACCACGACCATCACCATCCACCACCACCGCCAAATCCAATAGTGCACATCGAAActt ATCATGATGGTCCTCCGCCACGCTGCTGGGAAGACAATTGCCAAAATCGAGAGTGCCGTTATCATTTTGGGCATCACCATCATCATCATCCCTGTTGA
- the LOC123316666 gene encoding histidine-rich glycoprotein-like yields MGVGPHHHHHHHHDDHHEHYGPPHHYGPHFEPHHHHGSHHHAPEIHIEPRMYPLPHVDIHVDPPHHHHHHPFEHHHHHGHHHGHHW; encoded by the exons ATGGGAGTAGGAccgcatcatcatcatcatcaccaCCATGATGATCACCACGAACATTATGGACCACCGCATCATTATGGGCCACATTTTGAACCACATCATCACCATGGATCTCATCATCACGCCCCTGAGATTCACATTGAACCAAGAATGTATCCTTTGCCTCACGTAGATATTCACGTAGATCCGC CACATCATCACCATCATCATCCATTCGAACACCATCATCACCATGGTCACCACCATGGACACCACTGGTGA